A genomic segment from Syntrophotalea acetylenivorans encodes:
- a CDS encoding metallophosphoesterase family protein — protein MQYLSIKWPCRIGVISDTHIVDAWFDNNLLESVQEQHFQGVDLVLHAGDLVDSQILTRFTACPVLAVCGNMDPPTGDLPMRGLISAGPFRIGLAHGWGSPKGLEQRLLKEFTDEDIDCLVYGHSHMPTCRWQGEQLLFNPGSPTDRRNAPFHSVGILEVGDTIQGRIIPLD, from the coding sequence GTGCAATACCTTTCTATCAAATGGCCCTGCCGTATCGGTGTCATTTCTGATACTCATATCGTCGATGCCTGGTTTGATAACAATTTGCTTGAATCCGTTCAAGAACAGCATTTTCAAGGAGTAGACCTAGTTTTGCATGCTGGAGATCTGGTCGATTCGCAGATTCTGACGCGATTTACCGCTTGTCCTGTTCTGGCGGTGTGCGGAAACATGGATCCGCCAACCGGTGATCTTCCCATGCGAGGGCTCATATCTGCGGGCCCCTTTCGTATTGGGCTCGCGCATGGTTGGGGATCTCCTAAAGGACTTGAACAGCGGTTATTGAAAGAGTTTACTGACGAAGATATCGATTGTTTGGTCTATGGCCACAGCCATATGCCGACTTGCCGATGGCAAGGAGAACAATTGCTTTTTAATCCAGGTAGTCCTACGGACCGCCGTAATGCGCCGTTTCATTCCGTAGGTATTTTAGAGGTTGGTGATACAATTCAGGGTCGTATTATTCCGCTGGATTGA
- the thrC gene encoding threonine synthase — translation MQYISTRGQIQEISFKEAVMMGLADDGGLLLPASIPSLSAGDIAALSKMTYPELALRIISLFAEGIPADDLKDLVDRSYSTFSHKEVTPVVHQDGIYILELFHGPTLAFKDVALQFLGNLFEYLLKERGEKMNILGATSGDTGSAAIYGVRGKENINIFILHPHQKVSPIQELQMTTVTDPNVFNLAIRGTFDDGQRIVKEVFGDLDFKSEFSLGAVNSINWARVLAQVVYYFYAFGRVQRDTGCKEAYFSVPTGNFGDIFAGFIAKRMGLPIRRLILATNENDILSRFVGKGDYSIADVVETPAPSMDIQLASNFERYLYYLMDQDTAKVRKAMADFSSTGGLSFDANLQQRVAQDFLSGSATRSETIDTIRDFYQKTGYILDPHTAIGVKVGKEQTGGECPLICLATAHPAKFGDAVQEAINTSPTMPDSLAGIEKRPSRCEIIDAETDAVRNFVEQHSC, via the coding sequence ATGCAATATATCAGCACTCGCGGACAGATTCAGGAAATTTCGTTTAAAGAGGCTGTCATGATGGGCCTCGCGGACGATGGTGGCCTGCTGCTACCCGCCAGCATTCCAAGCCTGAGCGCCGGGGACATAGCAGCGCTGAGTAAAATGACCTATCCCGAACTGGCTTTGCGAATCATATCCTTGTTTGCCGAAGGCATTCCGGCCGATGACCTTAAGGACCTGGTCGACCGTTCTTACAGCACCTTCAGCCACAAGGAAGTCACCCCGGTGGTTCACCAGGACGGCATCTACATCCTTGAACTGTTTCACGGCCCTACCCTGGCCTTTAAGGATGTCGCCCTGCAATTCCTCGGCAACCTGTTCGAATATCTACTGAAAGAACGGGGCGAGAAGATGAACATCCTTGGCGCCACCTCCGGGGATACCGGAAGTGCCGCCATCTATGGGGTGCGGGGTAAAGAAAACATCAATATTTTCATTCTTCACCCCCATCAAAAAGTCTCCCCCATACAAGAACTGCAGATGACCACGGTTACCGACCCCAATGTCTTTAACCTGGCTATTCGCGGGACTTTTGATGACGGCCAGCGTATTGTCAAAGAAGTTTTCGGAGACCTCGATTTCAAATCCGAATTTTCTTTAGGGGCGGTAAACTCCATCAACTGGGCAAGGGTTTTGGCCCAGGTTGTTTATTACTTCTATGCCTTTGGCCGAGTACAACGGGACACCGGCTGCAAGGAAGCATATTTTTCAGTACCGACCGGTAATTTCGGCGACATCTTTGCCGGATTTATCGCGAAACGTATGGGGCTGCCTATCCGCCGTCTTATTCTAGCCACCAACGAAAACGACATCCTGTCACGCTTTGTAGGAAAAGGCGACTATTCCATTGCCGATGTGGTAGAAACCCCTGCCCCGTCCATGGACATTCAGTTAGCCAGCAACTTCGAGCGTTATCTTTACTATCTGATGGATCAAGACACCGCCAAAGTTCGCAAGGCCATGGCCGACTTTTCCAGCACGGGGGGCTTGAGTTTCGATGCGAACCTGCAACAACGCGTAGCTCAGGACTTCCTCAGCGGGTCTGCCACTCGCAGCGAAACTATCGACACCATTCGGGACTTTTACCAAAAGACCGGATATATCCTGGATCCGCATACGGCTATCGGCGTCAAGGTCGGCAAAGAACAAACCGGCGGCGAGTGTCCTCTCATCTGCCTGGCGACGGCTCACCCGGCCAAATTTGGAGATGCTGTCCAAGAAGCCATCAATACCTCGCCGACCATGCCTGACTCCCTGGCCGGTATTGAAAAACGCCCTAGTCGATGTGAAATTATCGACGCCGAAACCGACGCAGTTCGCAATTTTGTCGAACAGCATAGCTGCTGA
- the glnA gene encoding type I glutamate--ammonia ligase — protein sequence MTPKEVIQFAKENNVQMVDYKFLDFVGIWQHFTTPVSEFEEEVFEDGLGFDGSSIRGWQPIHNSDMAIVPDPSTAMIDPFVEMTTLSLICNIYDPITKEGYSRDPRFIAQKAEAYLKSTGIGDTAFIGPEPEFFVFEDVRYASSCNQSFYSVDTTEGIWNTGREEYPNLGYKPRHKEGYFPCAPTDSLVDLRNEMVQVLQSVGMRIEASHHEVATGGQCEIDMRFDSLVSMGDTLQWFKYIIKNVAVRNGKTVTFMPKPLFDDNGSGMHCHVSIWKDGENTFAGDGYAGLSKNALYFIGGIIKHAKALCAFTNPSTNSYKRLVPGFEAPVNLAYSGRNRSAALRIPTTSNPKSKRVEYRTPDPSSNGYLCFSAILMAGLDGIENKLDPGEPLDKDLYALPPEELADIPCVAGTLAEALEALKTDHDFLLKGDVFTEDVIEKWIEYKTEAEVNPVRMRPVPEEFALYYDC from the coding sequence ATGACGCCAAAAGAGGTAATTCAGTTTGCCAAGGAAAATAATGTCCAGATGGTGGATTACAAGTTTCTGGATTTTGTCGGTATCTGGCAGCATTTCACCACCCCGGTGAGCGAGTTTGAAGAAGAGGTTTTTGAAGATGGCCTCGGATTTGACGGTTCTTCCATCCGCGGTTGGCAGCCGATCCACAACAGCGATATGGCGATCGTTCCTGATCCCAGCACCGCGATGATCGATCCTTTCGTAGAAATGACCACCCTGAGCCTGATCTGCAACATCTACGATCCGATCACCAAAGAAGGTTACAGCCGTGATCCCCGCTTCATCGCACAGAAAGCTGAAGCTTACCTCAAGTCTACCGGAATTGGCGATACCGCTTTCATCGGTCCCGAGCCTGAATTCTTCGTTTTTGAAGACGTGCGCTACGCTTCCAGCTGCAACCAGTCTTTCTACAGCGTCGACACTACCGAAGGCATCTGGAACACCGGTCGTGAAGAGTACCCCAACCTCGGTTACAAGCCCCGCCACAAGGAAGGTTACTTCCCCTGCGCCCCCACCGATTCCCTGGTTGACCTGCGTAACGAGATGGTTCAGGTCCTGCAGAGCGTTGGGATGCGCATTGAAGCTTCTCACCACGAAGTGGCCACCGGCGGTCAGTGCGAAATCGACATGCGTTTCGATTCTCTGGTCAGCATGGGCGACACTCTTCAGTGGTTCAAATACATCATCAAAAACGTTGCAGTACGCAATGGCAAGACCGTAACCTTCATGCCCAAGCCTCTCTTTGACGACAATGGCAGCGGCATGCACTGCCACGTTTCGATCTGGAAAGACGGCGAAAACACCTTCGCCGGCGACGGCTACGCCGGTCTGTCCAAGAACGCCCTGTACTTCATCGGCGGTATCATCAAGCACGCGAAGGCTCTGTGCGCCTTCACCAACCCCAGCACCAACTCCTACAAGCGTCTGGTGCCTGGCTTCGAAGCGCCGGTTAACCTGGCCTACTCCGGCCGTAACCGCTCTGCTGCTCTGCGTATCCCGACCACCTCGAATCCCAAGTCCAAGCGAGTCGAGTATCGTACTCCTGATCCGTCTTCCAATGGCTACCTGTGCTTCTCGGCCATTCTTATGGCTGGTCTCGACGGTATCGAGAACAAACTGGATCCGGGCGAGCCTCTGGATAAAGACCTTTACGCTCTGCCTCCTGAAGAGCTGGCTGACATTCCTTGCGTTGCCGGTACTTTGGCTGAAGCTCTCGAAGCTCTTAAGACCGATCATGACTTCCTGCTCAAGGGCGACGTATTCACCGAAGATGTTATTGAGAAGTGGATCGAGTACAAGACCGAAGCTGAAGTTAACCCGGTTCGCATGCGTCCGGTACCTGAAGAGTTCGCTCTTTACTACGACTGCTAA
- a CDS encoding P-II family nitrogen regulator: MKKVEAIIKPFKLDEVKEALSESGIQGITVSEVKGFGRQKGHTELYRGAEYVVDFIPKIKMEIIIQDDMAAKVVEVISEAARTGRIGDGKIFVSNIEEVVRIRTGETGVDAL, translated from the coding sequence ATGAAAAAAGTTGAAGCGATCATCAAACCCTTTAAGCTCGACGAAGTTAAAGAAGCATTGAGCGAAAGTGGTATTCAAGGAATCACTGTCAGCGAAGTTAAGGGTTTCGGTCGCCAGAAGGGTCACACCGAACTCTACCGCGGCGCTGAATATGTGGTAGATTTCATTCCTAAGATCAAAATGGAGATTATCATTCAGGACGACATGGCCGCCAAGGTTGTAGAAGTTATTTCAGAGGCTGCCCGGACCGGTCGTATCGGTGATGGTAAAATTTTCGTTTCTAATATCGAAGAAGTCGTTCGTATTCGTACTGGCGAAACCGGTGTGGATGCTTTGTAA
- a CDS encoding NUDIX hydrolase, whose amino-acid sequence MEELFDIVDDQDRVIGQAPRSACHGNPALIHRVAHVLVFNSAGQVLLQKRSRFKDVQPGRWDTSVGGHLDPGEDYLAGALREMAEELGIINQPLELLYSYPHRNTFESENVTSFWLCYDGPVHFDPKEIEAVAFYSPERIAQMLGSGFLTPNFEHEWSLFLEWESNRGALTSPFSNT is encoded by the coding sequence ATGGAAGAATTGTTTGATATTGTAGACGACCAAGACCGGGTAATCGGTCAGGCACCCAGGTCTGCGTGTCACGGTAATCCTGCGTTGATTCACCGTGTTGCTCATGTTTTGGTATTTAACAGTGCGGGGCAGGTACTTTTACAAAAACGCTCCAGATTTAAGGATGTGCAGCCCGGCCGCTGGGATACCAGCGTTGGAGGTCACCTCGATCCGGGAGAAGATTATCTGGCAGGCGCCCTCCGGGAGATGGCTGAAGAACTGGGTATTATTAATCAGCCCCTTGAACTTTTATATTCTTACCCCCACCGCAACACCTTTGAATCGGAAAATGTTACTTCCTTTTGGCTCTGCTACGATGGTCCAGTCCACTTCGATCCCAAAGAGATAGAAGCGGTTGCTTTTTACTCACCGGAAAGAATTGCTCAAATGCTGGGCAGTGGTTTTTTGACTCCTAATTTCGAACATGAATGGAGCCTGTTTTTGGAGTGGGAGAGCAATCGAGGCGCCTTAACGTCCCCGTTTTCAAATACTTAA
- a CDS encoding ferredoxin domain-containing protein — MLNLNAESHTQTLVEMAHQLCIAARTAPKARGRDFLVTGIVSGADKTRLADTMRDIARRDGVAFFERDAQNIDDSPVVVLIGTRKEVMGLPHCGYCGFEDCQKLSESGGVCAFNSGDLGIALGSAVSRAADLRLDNRIMYSVGKAAVELKLLGPDVSMAYGIPLSARGKNLFFDRG; from the coding sequence ATGTTGAACCTTAATGCCGAATCTCATACCCAAACACTTGTCGAGATGGCACATCAATTGTGTATCGCTGCCCGTACAGCACCCAAGGCTAGAGGTCGTGATTTTTTGGTGACGGGTATTGTCAGTGGGGCAGATAAAACCCGCCTTGCCGACACAATGAGGGATATAGCCCGCCGTGACGGCGTAGCGTTCTTTGAGCGTGATGCCCAGAACATTGACGATTCACCTGTGGTTGTATTGATCGGCACCCGTAAGGAAGTTATGGGGTTGCCGCATTGTGGATACTGTGGGTTTGAAGATTGCCAGAAACTCAGTGAATCTGGTGGGGTTTGCGCCTTTAACAGCGGTGACCTCGGTATAGCGTTGGGGTCGGCAGTCAGTCGTGCTGCCGATCTGCGGTTGGACAATCGGATTATGTATTCTGTCGGCAAGGCGGCGGTAGAACTTAAGCTGTTAGGCCCCGATGTATCGATGGCTTACGGAATTCCCTTGTCGGCCCGTGGTAAAAATCTCTTTTTCGACCGTGGGTAG
- a CDS encoding GTPase, whose amino-acid sequence MFPVDVHQRRKVVILGAGGRDFHNFNVLYRHRPEIEVVAFTAAQIPFQQNRCYPPELSGPNYPRGIPIVDEKELPSLLATKDVEVVFSYSDISHQQLMTIASDVLALGSQFILPSIEQTMLSASVPVLSVCAVRTGCGKSPLVRFLCKLLIAEGQRPVVVRHPMAYGDLEGRAVQRISAEVDLQESLWTLEEREEFEPLLNLGVSVYCGVDYQAILDEAEKAGDLIIWDGGNNDTPFFRPDLEVVLLDPLRAGDEIEYYPGQVNLRRANVLVMNKVDEASQQQLDRVQDNIQELNPTADVIEGRLEVLLDNPQALQGKRVVVVEDGPTVTHGGMAYGAGMVAAQRYGASEVVDPRSVAHGSLRAVYESWPHLSRVLPAMGYTVQQLEDLRLTLEKVDCDLIVSATPVDLNRLLQLKKPIEQVRYEFIEQNKNEMHELILAWLHQQRSS is encoded by the coding sequence ATGTTCCCAGTAGATGTCCACCAGCGCCGTAAAGTGGTTATTCTTGGAGCTGGTGGACGTGATTTCCATAATTTTAACGTTCTATATCGACATCGACCGGAGATCGAGGTTGTTGCCTTCACGGCCGCCCAAATTCCTTTCCAGCAGAATCGGTGCTATCCACCCGAATTATCAGGGCCAAACTATCCCCGGGGAATTCCCATCGTCGATGAAAAGGAATTGCCATCGCTTTTGGCAACTAAAGATGTAGAAGTGGTATTTTCCTACAGCGATATATCCCATCAGCAGTTGATGACCATCGCGTCTGACGTATTAGCCCTTGGCAGTCAGTTTATCTTGCCGTCTATTGAACAAACCATGTTGTCAGCTAGTGTGCCGGTCTTGTCTGTTTGCGCCGTACGTACCGGTTGCGGGAAAAGTCCGCTGGTACGTTTTTTATGCAAGCTTCTGATTGCTGAAGGCCAGCGGCCGGTTGTAGTACGGCATCCCATGGCGTATGGCGATTTAGAGGGCAGGGCGGTGCAGCGAATTTCTGCCGAAGTGGACCTTCAAGAATCACTTTGGACCCTTGAAGAGCGGGAAGAGTTCGAACCTCTATTGAATTTAGGGGTTAGCGTGTACTGTGGAGTCGATTATCAAGCTATTCTAGACGAAGCTGAAAAAGCCGGGGATCTAATCATCTGGGACGGTGGCAATAACGATACGCCATTTTTTCGTCCGGACCTTGAAGTGGTACTGCTCGACCCCTTACGGGCTGGGGATGAAATTGAGTATTATCCCGGCCAGGTGAATTTACGGCGGGCAAATGTGTTGGTAATGAATAAAGTTGATGAGGCAAGCCAGCAGCAGTTGGATAGAGTGCAGGACAATATTCAAGAGCTAAATCCGACAGCCGATGTCATTGAGGGACGTCTGGAGGTGCTATTGGATAACCCTCAAGCTCTACAAGGGAAGCGCGTTGTGGTGGTGGAAGATGGCCCCACCGTGACCCACGGCGGCATGGCTTATGGAGCTGGCATGGTTGCCGCGCAACGTTACGGTGCATCAGAGGTTGTTGACCCTCGCTCTGTCGCGCATGGAAGCTTGCGTGCCGTCTATGAAAGTTGGCCTCATCTGTCTCGCGTGTTGCCTGCCATGGGGTACACCGTGCAGCAATTGGAAGATTTGCGCTTGACCCTGGAAAAAGTGGACTGTGATTTAATCGTATCGGCAACTCCGGTGGACCTGAATCGTTTGCTTCAATTGAAAAAACCCATAGAGCAGGTACGTTACGAATTTATCGAACAAAATAAAAATGAAATGCACGAGCTAATTCTTGCCTGGTTGCATCAGCAAAGGTCATCCTAG
- a CDS encoding aldehyde dehydrogenase family protein produces the protein MTRINNYIGGEWVLPSSGEFAQSVNPARISDIVTRYPLSAKIDVDRAVAAAREAYPAWRDFPAPRRAEILYKAAEMLQRAKPELGKSVTREMGKVSSEGLGDIQEAIDMAYYMAGEGRRLVGETVPCELPHKDGKSIRVPHGVFALITPWNFPVAIPVWKIFASLICGNTAVFKPSSDSPYCAALLVEILEEAGLPPGVLNLVMGQGKKVGEYLATHPDVDGISFTGSCAVGETLAQHAAVLHRPIAMEMGGKNAILILKDADLDLALHGVLWGAFGTTGQRCTAASRIILEQTIYDRFLTRLIDAANALRLGDGLLPETDVGPLINAPALDKVMEYIRIGQEEGAELMCGGERADGGSLQEGYFMKPAVFANARPGMRIVEEEIFGPVVAVMSCADYEEGIRLVNQSRYGLSTSIYTNNVNHAARAEGDLDSGLVYINASTIGAEIQLPFGGFKHSGSGHPEAGGRMGGIDFYSRIKVIYRDFSGRLQKAQISQEST, from the coding sequence ATGACCCGAATCAATAATTATATCGGCGGTGAATGGGTTTTGCCGAGCAGCGGTGAATTTGCCCAAAGTGTAAATCCGGCGCGTATCTCAGATATTGTTACCCGTTATCCACTTTCCGCCAAAATTGATGTCGATAGGGCGGTCGCAGCTGCAAGGGAGGCTTATCCCGCATGGCGGGACTTTCCTGCTCCTAGAAGGGCTGAGATATTGTATAAAGCCGCTGAAATGTTACAGCGAGCCAAACCGGAATTAGGTAAAAGCGTGACCAGGGAGATGGGAAAGGTATCTTCTGAAGGTCTGGGTGATATTCAGGAAGCCATCGATATGGCCTATTATATGGCCGGTGAAGGTAGGAGGCTGGTCGGGGAGACTGTGCCTTGCGAGCTGCCCCATAAGGATGGCAAGTCGATACGGGTACCTCACGGGGTTTTTGCGCTGATCACCCCCTGGAACTTTCCTGTCGCCATCCCTGTCTGGAAGATCTTCGCTTCTTTGATTTGCGGCAATACGGCCGTATTCAAACCTTCTTCGGATAGTCCCTATTGCGCGGCTCTTCTGGTGGAGATTCTTGAAGAAGCCGGGCTGCCTCCAGGGGTGTTGAACCTGGTTATGGGGCAGGGTAAGAAAGTCGGGGAATATCTGGCGACTCATCCCGATGTAGATGGAATTTCTTTTACCGGTTCTTGTGCCGTAGGTGAAACACTGGCCCAGCATGCGGCGGTTTTGCACCGACCCATCGCGATGGAAATGGGTGGTAAAAATGCCATTCTCATTCTTAAGGATGCCGATCTGGATCTTGCCCTGCACGGGGTGTTGTGGGGGGCTTTCGGGACCACCGGCCAGCGTTGCACCGCAGCCAGCCGAATAATCCTGGAACAAACGATTTATGATCGGTTCTTGACCCGACTGATTGATGCGGCCAATGCTCTGCGCTTAGGAGACGGATTGTTGCCAGAGACCGACGTCGGGCCGCTGATCAATGCCCCAGCTTTGGATAAAGTTATGGAATATATCCGAATAGGCCAGGAAGAGGGGGCTGAATTGATGTGTGGCGGTGAGCGGGCAGACGGGGGAAGTCTGCAAGAAGGCTATTTTATGAAGCCGGCTGTCTTCGCTAATGCCCGGCCCGGAATGCGTATTGTTGAGGAAGAAATTTTCGGCCCGGTAGTGGCGGTCATGTCCTGTGCCGACTATGAAGAAGGGATCAGACTGGTCAACCAGAGCCGTTACGGTTTGTCTACGTCGATCTACACGAATAATGTCAATCATGCCGCCCGCGCCGAAGGTGACCTGGATAGTGGGCTGGTTTATATAAATGCCAGCACCATCGGCGCAGAAATCCAACTGCCTTTCGGCGGCTTTAAGCATTCCGGTTCGGGACACCCTGAGGCCGGCGGGAGGATGGGTGGGATTGACTTCTATTCCCGAATTAAGGTGATCTATCGAGATTTTAGTGGCCGCCTGCAAAAGGCCCAGATCTCTCAGGAGTCAACATAA
- a CDS encoding GtrA family protein: MQFMRFAIVGLLNTLIDFGVLNGLLWMDGYPVGWKLFAYNALAFTVASGNSYLFNKYWTFGDRRPSTLPHVGLFFLLTTIGLLINCTIVYLLTLPGASPVALSPAIWVNLAKIAATFASLVWNFFSYRYWVFDAKSSARSQSPAVATVKVPTSPQ, encoded by the coding sequence ATGCAGTTCATGCGGTTCGCCATAGTTGGATTGTTAAACACCTTGATCGATTTCGGGGTACTTAACGGTTTGTTGTGGATGGATGGTTATCCCGTTGGATGGAAGCTGTTCGCCTACAATGCACTGGCTTTCACTGTTGCCAGCGGGAACAGCTATTTATTTAATAAATATTGGACTTTCGGTGACCGCCGGCCCTCAACGTTGCCCCATGTGGGACTCTTTTTTCTACTGACCACTATCGGTCTCCTCATTAATTGTACGATAGTTTATCTTTTGACTCTTCCCGGCGCGTCTCCTGTGGCTTTGTCACCGGCGATCTGGGTCAACTTGGCTAAAATCGCTGCGACTTTTGCCAGTCTGGTCTGGAATTTCTTTAGTTACCGATATTGGGTATTCGACGCTAAATCCTCTGCACGCTCCCAGTCCCCAGCTGTAGCCACGGTCAAAGTACCGACAAGCCCTCAATAA
- a CDS encoding Flp family type IVb pilin, giving the protein MKMMLQKAKELWVSEEGATATEYAVMLALIIIVSIVAITVLGNKVNNTFQNIADRLPNG; this is encoded by the coding sequence ATGAAAATGATGCTGCAAAAAGCCAAAGAATTATGGGTAAGCGAAGAAGGGGCTACGGCAACTGAATATGCCGTCATGCTCGCACTGATTATCATCGTATCGATTGTCGCCATTACCGTCCTTGGTAACAAGGTCAATAACACGTTCCAGAACATTGCTGATCGTCTGCCAAACGGCTAA
- a CDS encoding A24 family peptidase: MTYRGSQDIPRYATGTVAMGFALFFIYQQRADWVVLAASSFLFLICASDTLFSKIPNLFNLVWVLFAFGYHIYNTGLAGFSLAFLGLFAGLALFLIPFLMGGMGAGDVKALAALGALLGPATIFQVFIYTALWGGIMGLLQCLFVPQLRQACMEWMRALRSGLLPANSITDIPRQTLRFPYAAAIAFGYYAYISWGGLLKLLAT; encoded by the coding sequence ATGACCTACCGTGGCAGCCAGGACATTCCAAGATATGCTACAGGAACCGTCGCCATGGGATTCGCTCTGTTTTTCATTTATCAGCAACGAGCGGACTGGGTCGTACTAGCTGCCTCCTCTTTTCTCTTCTTGATTTGCGCTAGCGACACTCTTTTTTCAAAGATTCCCAACCTCTTTAATTTAGTGTGGGTGCTTTTTGCCTTTGGCTACCACATTTACAACACAGGCCTGGCTGGTTTCAGCTTGGCCTTTTTGGGCTTATTCGCCGGGCTGGCTCTATTCCTTATCCCCTTTTTAATGGGCGGCATGGGAGCTGGAGACGTTAAAGCCCTAGCGGCACTGGGCGCCTTGTTGGGGCCTGCGACCATATTCCAGGTATTTATTTACACCGCCCTTTGGGGAGGTATCATGGGGCTGTTGCAATGCCTGTTTGTACCCCAGTTACGACAGGCTTGCATGGAGTGGATGCGCGCCCTTCGGTCAGGTCTTTTACCGGCTAATAGCATCACGGATATCCCGCGCCAAACACTTCGTTTTCCTTATGCGGCCGCGATTGCATTTGGTTATTACGCCTACATCAGTTGGGGCGGCCTGCTTAAACTGTTAGCGACATAA
- the cpaB gene encoding Flp pilus assembly protein CpaB encodes MKKYGTIIALGLAILFGVVAVILVNKWLSAQNPTVTVERSSESVPMAQIVVASNDLTIGSRLTSENLSLAKWPRTSIPKGAFEKIEDVEGRVNISKMVAGTPVLGAELAAPGSGAGLVAVIKPGMRAMAIKVNEVTGVGGFILPNTFVDVISIQKKGKTRTAKTLLQKIEVLAIAQETFIEEGKPKVVRTVTLELTPDQARKLALQTNEGPIRLVLRNPLDEDIPKPKVVRRVRRVRPRVYTPPPPTFEVEIIRGEKAPEKYQFKQQP; translated from the coding sequence ATGAAAAAGTACGGAACCATTATCGCTTTAGGGCTGGCCATCCTGTTCGGCGTAGTGGCCGTGATTCTGGTTAACAAATGGTTGTCTGCCCAGAATCCGACAGTCACTGTAGAACGCAGCAGCGAGAGCGTCCCCATGGCCCAAATCGTGGTCGCGTCAAACGACTTGACTATTGGCTCGCGTCTGACCAGCGAGAATTTGTCCCTGGCCAAATGGCCAAGAACCAGTATTCCCAAAGGAGCCTTTGAAAAGATTGAGGATGTCGAGGGACGAGTCAATATCTCCAAGATGGTCGCAGGAACTCCTGTCCTCGGCGCTGAACTGGCCGCTCCAGGATCCGGAGCCGGTCTCGTAGCGGTTATCAAACCCGGCATGAGAGCCATGGCCATCAAGGTTAATGAAGTGACCGGCGTCGGCGGCTTCATCCTGCCCAATACCTTTGTCGATGTCATTTCCATACAGAAAAAGGGCAAGACAAGGACAGCAAAAACTCTGCTGCAAAAAATTGAGGTTCTGGCTATCGCCCAGGAAACCTTCATTGAAGAAGGCAAGCCTAAAGTAGTTCGCACCGTTACCCTTGAGCTAACACCTGATCAAGCACGCAAACTAGCGTTGCAGACCAATGAAGGCCCAATTCGGTTAGTGCTGCGAAATCCTTTGGATGAAGACATACCTAAACCGAAAGTGGTCCGCCGGGTTCGCCGGGTGCGTCCCCGGGTTTACACCCCACCCCCTCCGACCTTCGAGGTAGAGATTATCCGCGGGGAAAAAGCACCGGAAAAATATCAGTTCAAACAGCAACCTTAA